Within the Streptomyces vilmorinianum genome, the region GTCCTCACCCTTGCCGGGCGCGACGTCGTCGAGGAGCTCCTCGCCCTCGAGGACCTCGTCGGCGTCCTTCTTGGCGGCGGTCTTCTTGGCCGTCGTCTTCTTGGCGGCGGTCTTCTTCGCCACCGTCTTCTTGGCCGCGGTCTTCTTCGCGGCCGTCTTCTTCGCCGGCGCTCCGGCCTCGTCGGCCGGGTCCGCGCTCTCTGCCGCCGGGGCCGCCGTGGCGGCCGAGACGGTCTTCGTCACGGTCGTCTTGGCGGTGACGGTCTTGGTGGCGGTGCGCTTGGCCGGGCTCTTCGCTGCGACGCTCTTGCGGGCGCGCTTCGGCGACTCCGCTGCACTGACCATCAGCGTCACACCCTCTTCCTCGAGGATCTGGTTGAGGCTGCGCAGAACATTCTTCCACTGGGTTGGCGGAATCTGGTCAGCCTCGAAGGCCCGACGCACGTCATCGCCGGCGATCTGCCCATCAGCCTTTCCCCGCTCGATGAGCGCCATCACAGACTCGGACTCGGCGATCTCCGGCGGGAGCGTACGGGATGTGCTGGCCGACACGAACAACCTCTCGGAACGATGGAAAACGGCTTCCGGCCCCGCCCATGATCGGGCCGGAGCCGACGACCGTCGACGGGGAATGTGCCGACGGCGCGGGCTGGACCGGGGAACTGCACAGCGCCTCACGCGGCTGCTGTATTCCTTCCTCGGCTGTCACCTCTTAGGTCATCGCACGGCTTCGAGGAGTGTTACGCCCAATCCACGTGGCCCGAGTCACACCTCATTTGCGACGAATCGGCCAGAACGGGAGTTCGTCGCACATTCGCGCCGCCGGATCCCCCGCGGCCCCCGGGGATTCGCCATGATCCCCGGGTTCCGCGCGGGTCCGGCGACACGTGGTTGCGTACGGCTCCGCGTGCCTGGCCACGGCCCGCGGGTCAGTGCTCGCGCGGAGCGGGCACGACGCGCTCCACCTCCGGGTGGACGGTCAGCAGCTGGCGCATGGCCGTCTCGGCGCCCTGGGCGTCGCCGGCCGCGAGGCAGTCGACGATGCGCGCATGGTGGGTCAGGCAGGACTCGCCGGGTCGGTCACAGCCGGTGACCGGGCCGCCGGAGACCTGCAGCGCGGCGGCGACGATGCCGGAGAGGTGCTCCAGCATGCGGTTGCCGGCGAGCTGGATGAGCAGGGAGTGGAACTCGGCGTCGGCCCGGGAGAAGGTGATGCCGTCGCCCTGGGCGTAGGCGTGGCCCATGATCTCGACCATGTCGGCGAGCCGCTGCTGCACGTCCTCGCGGCCGTGACCGGCGGCGAGGCGGGCGGCCAGCGGCTCGATCGTCCAGCGCAGCTCGTTCAGCTCACGGCGCTGGTCGTCGCGCTGCGGCCCGAAGGCGCGCCACTCGATGATGTCGGGGTCCAGCAGATTCCAGTCGCTGACCGGCCTGACCCGGGTGCCGACATTGGGGCGGGCGCTGACCAGGCCCTTGGCCTCCAGCACGCGCAGCGACTCACGGACGACGGTGCGGGAGACCTCGAAGCGCTGGCCGATCTCCTCGGGGACGAGCGGGCGGTCGGCACCGAGATCGCCGGAGACGATCATCTGGCCCAGCTGCTGGACGAGCTGGCCGTGCAGCCCGCGGCCGCGGCTGCCGGCGCTGCGACGACCGACCCGGCCGAGGTCCGTCTCCACCCCTTCCCAGGAGGGCGGACCCACACGATCGGCGACGGGCGCCTCCGTGTACGGGTATCGGTCGAGATCGCCCGGGGCGCCGAGGCCGGAGTCGACGGGGCGGGCGGCGGTCATCATGGTGTGCGCAAGGGTACTCACGCATCCTTTGTCGGCG harbors:
- a CDS encoding FadR/GntR family transcriptional regulator — encoded protein: MSTLAHTMMTAARPVDSGLGAPGDLDRYPYTEAPVADRVGPPSWEGVETDLGRVGRRSAGSRGRGLHGQLVQQLGQMIVSGDLGADRPLVPEEIGQRFEVSRTVVRESLRVLEAKGLVSARPNVGTRVRPVSDWNLLDPDIIEWRAFGPQRDDQRRELNELRWTIEPLAARLAAGHGREDVQQRLADMVEIMGHAYAQGDGITFSRADAEFHSLLIQLAGNRMLEHLSGIVAAALQVSGGPVTGCDRPGESCLTHHARIVDCLAAGDAQGAETAMRQLLTVHPEVERVVPAPREH